From the genome of Streptomyces sp. V1I1, one region includes:
- a CDS encoding helix-turn-helix domain-containing protein, with product MSKRIQPRECSIADALDLVGERWTLLAVRELSHGVRRFDQIVRNTGASRDILTARLRKLEAAGAVRREQYNEHPPRYEYHLTPAGQELGDVLLTLMKWGDRHLNSDDPPLKWQHSCGETLEPKLICAHCGEPARKGVHSPTGRGALPAG from the coding sequence ATGTCCAAGCGCATCCAGCCCCGAGAGTGCTCCATCGCCGACGCGCTCGACCTGGTCGGCGAGCGGTGGACGCTGCTCGCGGTGCGCGAACTGAGCCACGGGGTGCGGCGCTTCGACCAGATCGTCCGTAACACCGGGGCGTCCCGCGACATCCTCACGGCGCGACTGCGCAAGCTGGAGGCGGCGGGGGCGGTCCGCCGTGAGCAGTACAACGAGCATCCACCGCGCTACGAATACCATCTGACGCCGGCCGGCCAGGAGCTCGGAGACGTACTGCTCACGCTGATGAAGTGGGGCGACCGTCACCTCAACTCCGATGATCCGCCGCTGAAGTGGCAGCACAGCTGCGGTGAGACGCTGGAGCCGAAGCTGATCTGCGCGCACTGTGGCGAGCCGGCGCGCAAGGGTGTGCACTCGCCGACGGGGCGCGGGGCGCTGCCCGCCGGCTGA
- a CDS encoding cytochrome P450 has protein sequence MSQTDTLADPLDIMGRLLTPEGKQNPYPLYEEMRAHGSLVDIGGAHLFATGYAECARALREPDLLSTDGAVQDGKMPGWREHASWRWLTKNMLFSNDPDHERLRRFFSGAFSARSVANWRPMVDRLAEDAVQHVAELGAGGRPVDLVPEFSFRFATAVIGELLGIPEKDQAGMRGIIGDITTALDPIGDLAELEPGDAAMEQLAEYFYELVAQRRTAPGPDLTSAFVRARDTGGELTEEDLVANLMLLLVAAAEAPQDLLSNMVRLALEHPEHADRLRANPRSAAGFVDETLRFEPAVQALNRVAARDMWYFGVRVAEGTPVTLIIGAGNRDPRRFSDPGVFDPERPDNQPLTFSAGAHYCLGAALARMSAETVVPQLLRRLPELTLAEPPTFRNQLVQRGHGRLPVRTA, from the coding sequence GTGAGTCAGACCGACACCCTGGCCGACCCCCTGGACATCATGGGCCGCTTACTGACCCCCGAGGGCAAACAGAACCCGTATCCGCTGTACGAGGAGATGCGCGCCCACGGGTCGCTGGTCGACATCGGCGGCGCCCATCTCTTCGCCACCGGCTACGCCGAATGCGCCCGCGCCCTGCGCGAGCCGGATCTGCTGTCCACGGACGGCGCGGTCCAGGACGGCAAGATGCCGGGCTGGCGCGAGCACGCGTCGTGGCGCTGGCTCACCAAGAACATGCTGTTCTCCAACGACCCCGACCATGAGCGGCTGCGCCGCTTCTTCAGCGGCGCGTTCTCCGCCCGCAGCGTCGCGAACTGGCGGCCGATGGTGGACCGGCTGGCCGAGGACGCCGTACAGCATGTCGCCGAACTCGGCGCGGGCGGCAGGCCCGTGGACCTGGTCCCCGAATTCTCCTTCCGCTTCGCGACCGCCGTCATCGGCGAACTGCTCGGCATCCCGGAGAAGGACCAGGCGGGCATGCGCGGGATCATCGGGGACATCACCACCGCCCTCGACCCCATCGGCGATCTCGCCGAACTGGAGCCGGGGGACGCCGCCATGGAGCAACTGGCCGAGTACTTCTACGAGTTGGTCGCCCAGCGCCGCACGGCTCCGGGCCCGGACCTGACGAGCGCCTTCGTCCGCGCCCGCGACACCGGCGGCGAGCTGACCGAGGAAGACCTCGTCGCCAACCTCATGCTGCTCCTCGTCGCCGCCGCCGAGGCGCCCCAGGACCTGCTGAGCAATATGGTGCGCCTCGCCCTCGAACACCCCGAGCACGCGGACCGGCTCCGCGCGAACCCGCGGTCGGCGGCGGGCTTCGTCGACGAGACCCTGCGCTTCGAACCGGCGGTGCAGGCGCTGAACCGCGTGGCGGCACGGGACATGTGGTACTTCGGCGTGCGCGTGGCCGAGGGCACCCCGGTGACCCTGATCATCGGGGCGGGCAACCGCGACCCGCGCCGGTTCTCCGACCCCGGCGTCTTCGACCCGGAGCGCCCGGACAACCAGCCGCTGACCTTCAGCGCGGGTGCGCACTACTGCCTGGGCGCCGCGCTGGCCCGGATGTCCGCGGAGACGGTGGTGCCGCAACTGCTTCGCCGATTGCCTGAATTGACGCTTGCGGAACCGCCGACCTTCCGCAACCAGCTTGTGCAGCGGGGCCACGGCCGACTGCCGGTGAGGACAGCCTGA
- a CDS encoding GlxA family transcriptional regulator — protein sequence MDVAVLVYDGVFDSGLSAILDVLDAANAMRAELPQPPPAWQVTTVGFRRRVRTGAGHVVTTQPTAEARRAGLLLVPALAERRPDALLDHVSGPASTAVRTLVADTRERGTPVASACTGTFLLAESGVLDGRKATTSWWLAPVFRQRYPAVTIDETRMVTTSDGVMTAGAAFGHVDLALAIVRMSSPAVADLVARYLVVDERPSQSSYTIPSALAQSDPLVAAFERWARLHLEEPISVVDAARSLGVSERTLQRTVRRVLGMSPVRFVQDLRVEQASHLLRTTGLSLDSIARKVGYEHANTLRVLLRERTGSTTGALRAR from the coding sequence ATGGACGTGGCGGTGCTGGTCTACGACGGCGTGTTCGACTCCGGACTCTCGGCGATCCTCGACGTGCTCGACGCGGCGAACGCCATGCGCGCTGAGCTTCCACAGCCGCCGCCCGCCTGGCAGGTCACCACCGTCGGTTTCCGCCGCCGCGTCCGCACCGGCGCAGGACACGTCGTCACCACCCAGCCGACCGCTGAGGCCCGGCGAGCGGGTCTGCTGCTGGTGCCGGCGCTCGCCGAGCGGCGGCCGGACGCGTTGCTCGACCATGTCTCCGGCCCCGCATCCACGGCGGTACGGACGCTGGTGGCCGACACCCGTGAGCGGGGCACACCCGTCGCCTCGGCCTGTACGGGCACCTTCCTGCTGGCCGAGTCGGGGGTGCTCGACGGACGGAAGGCGACGACGAGTTGGTGGCTGGCACCCGTTTTCCGTCAGCGCTACCCGGCTGTCACGATCGACGAGACCAGGATGGTCACCACGTCGGACGGTGTGATGACGGCCGGAGCGGCCTTCGGGCATGTCGATCTGGCGCTCGCCATCGTCCGGATGAGCAGTCCGGCCGTGGCCGACCTCGTCGCCCGCTACCTGGTCGTGGACGAGCGCCCTTCGCAGTCCTCGTACACCATTCCGAGCGCGCTCGCGCAGAGCGATCCGCTCGTTGCCGCCTTCGAGCGCTGGGCGAGGCTGCACCTGGAGGAGCCGATCAGCGTCGTCGACGCGGCGCGCTCACTGGGCGTCAGCGAACGCACCCTTCAGCGGACCGTACGCCGCGTGCTCGGCATGTCTCCCGTGCGATTCGTCCAGGACCTGCGGGTCGAGCAGGCCTCGCACCTGCTGCGGACCACCGGCCTCTCCCTGGACTCGATCGCCCGCAAGGTCGGCTACGAGCACGCGAACACTCTGCGGGTCCTGCTGCGCGAGCGCACGGGCAGTACGACGGGCGCACTACGCGCCCGTTGA
- a CDS encoding putative quinol monooxygenase → MNIGLLARIEAKPEYADKVEAMLRDALQLAREEEHTVTWFAFRESATAFGVFDTFEDEQGRTGHLQGRIAAALMEAAETMLSSAPDIRPVDLLAVKLP, encoded by the coding sequence ATGAACATCGGTCTGCTGGCCCGCATAGAGGCCAAGCCCGAGTACGCCGACAAGGTGGAGGCGATGCTGCGCGACGCGCTCCAGCTCGCCCGCGAGGAGGAGCACACGGTCACCTGGTTCGCGTTCCGGGAGAGCGCCACGGCCTTCGGCGTCTTCGACACGTTCGAGGACGAGCAGGGACGGACCGGTCATCTGCAGGGCCGGATCGCCGCGGCGCTGATGGAGGCGGCGGAGACGATGCTGAGCTCCGCCCCTGACATCCGCCCTGTGGACCTCCTGGCGGTCAAGCTTCCCTGA
- a CDS encoding DUF4326 domain-containing protein, protein MERTTVVNLKGHRDDPEYADVVYVGRAMHRGGWHLDGSPLASPFRPGPDGTREEVVEKYRAYLLARPDLLAHLPSLRGRRLGCWCVPQRCHAEVLAELADADGPRTAKAR, encoded by the coding sequence ATGGAAAGGACGACAGTCGTCAACCTCAAAGGCCATCGCGACGACCCCGAGTACGCGGACGTCGTCTACGTGGGCCGCGCCATGCACCGCGGCGGCTGGCACCTCGACGGCTCCCCGCTGGCCAGCCCATTCCGCCCGGGCCCCGACGGCACCCGCGAAGAGGTCGTCGAGAAGTACCGCGCGTATCTGCTGGCCCGCCCTGACCTCCTCGCCCACCTCCCGTCCCTGCGCGGCCGCCGGCTCGGCTGCTGGTGCGTCCCGCAGCGCTGCCACGCGGAGGTGCTAGCGGAACTGGCGGACGCGGACGGGCCGCGCACAGCGAAGGCCCGCTGA
- a CDS encoding Fur family transcriptional regulator, which produces MSEAGQEPMARAASRLREAGLRVTAQRMAVLTAVEALPEHPDADSVRSRAREVTGRLSLQATYDVLRALTEAGLTRCTQLAGHPARYEIERGDNHHHFVCRECGDVADVECVIGVAPCLEARLPATYSVDEAAVTFWGRCPACADGPSE; this is translated from the coding sequence ATGAGCGAGGCCGGGCAGGAACCGATGGCGCGCGCGGCGTCCCGGCTGCGTGAGGCGGGCCTGCGGGTGACCGCACAGCGCATGGCCGTACTGACGGCCGTCGAGGCGCTGCCGGAGCACCCCGACGCCGACTCGGTCCGGTCCCGGGCGCGCGAGGTGACCGGCCGGCTCTCCCTCCAGGCGACGTACGACGTGCTGCGCGCGCTGACCGAGGCGGGCCTGACCCGCTGCACCCAGCTCGCCGGCCATCCCGCCCGCTACGAGATCGAACGGGGCGACAACCACCACCATTTCGTCTGCCGGGAGTGCGGCGACGTAGCGGACGTGGAGTGTGTGATCGGGGTCGCCCCGTGCCTGGAAGCCCGCCTGCCCGCCACGTACAGCGTGGACGAGGCGGCGGTGACGTTCTGGGGCCGCTGCCCGGCGTGCGCGGACGGCCCGTCCGAATGA
- a CDS encoding ATP-binding protein gives MGPLQDPGDQRSEQARTWREPSGGVAGAALLDQEPACPPSPWQEGAGVSSWPLPWTPTAVAQARRDIRGDLMAAWVPDTLVETAELLVSELVGNALRHAVGPLHLSLVLADMILCSVEDGSSVLPRLRCAAPDDEWGRGLALVEALSRRWGCYPTAHGKITWFELGPSGDRTCSPV, from the coding sequence ATGGGTCCCCTGCAAGACCCGGGCGATCAGCGCAGCGAGCAGGCACGCACCTGGCGGGAGCCGTCGGGCGGCGTGGCCGGTGCGGCGCTGTTGGACCAGGAGCCTGCCTGTCCGCCGTCTCCCTGGCAGGAGGGCGCGGGCGTGTCCTCGTGGCCGCTGCCCTGGACGCCGACCGCGGTCGCTCAGGCGCGCCGCGACATCCGCGGCGACCTGATGGCCGCATGGGTCCCCGACACGCTGGTCGAGACGGCGGAACTGCTCGTCAGTGAGCTGGTCGGGAACGCCCTGCGCCACGCGGTGGGGCCGCTGCATCTCTCCCTGGTGCTGGCCGACATGATCCTCTGCTCGGTCGAGGACGGCAGCAGCGTGCTGCCGCGACTGCGGTGTGCCGCGCCCGACGACGAGTGGGGACGCGGTCTGGCGCTTGTCGAGGCGCTGTCCCGAAGGTGGGGCTGCTACCCGACCGCCCATGGGAAGATCACTTGGTTCGAGCTGGGCCCCTCCGGCGACCGCACCTGCTCCCCGGTGTGA
- a CDS encoding ATP-binding protein, translating into MEFQGRAGDLELLAEQYRTVAEGAGATRGRAVIMTGRRRVGKSRLVQEFCDRSGAPYVVFQATRGRNPVTERADFAATLAQSPMPGAELVAGFQAQDWNQALRSLALAVPDDSPSIAVIDEVPWLVEQDQEFEGALQTIWDRHLSSKPVLLLLVGSDTSVMEALQSYGRPFFGRAAKMTVHPLNLADVQAMTELDAAGAVDAQLITGGFPEIVQSWRPGMGRTDFLQASVANPLAPLLVAGELSLLGEFPEASHSRAVLEAVGGGERTFSAIAAQAGGASALPSGTLSPLLAMLQAKRVLAADLPLSVKPDSKNKRYRIADPYLRFWLAFLARAIPLIERGRGDLALERIERSWTTWRGRAVEPLIRESLLRLMPNDEWPETEAIGGWWNRQNNPEIDLIGADREPVARQVHFVGSVKWLETQPFGRHEYDALVRDMLAVPGTAPDTPLVAVSRCGVADDLPLTAHWGPEDLVGAWQPR; encoded by the coding sequence ATGGAGTTCCAAGGTCGGGCCGGGGATCTTGAACTGCTGGCCGAGCAGTACCGGACAGTGGCAGAGGGTGCTGGAGCCACTCGGGGGCGCGCTGTGATCATGACTGGCCGGCGCCGAGTAGGGAAGTCGCGACTGGTCCAGGAGTTCTGCGACCGCTCGGGAGCGCCGTACGTGGTGTTCCAGGCCACCCGGGGGCGCAACCCTGTGACGGAGCGCGCCGACTTTGCCGCGACCCTCGCGCAGTCGCCAATGCCGGGGGCGGAGCTGGTCGCCGGCTTCCAGGCGCAGGACTGGAACCAGGCCCTGCGCTCGCTGGCGCTCGCGGTACCCGATGACTCACCCAGCATCGCGGTGATCGACGAGGTGCCCTGGCTCGTCGAACAGGATCAGGAATTCGAGGGCGCACTCCAAACAATCTGGGACCGTCACCTCTCTTCCAAGCCCGTGCTTCTGCTGCTGGTCGGCAGCGATACATCGGTGATGGAGGCACTGCAGTCGTACGGACGCCCGTTCTTCGGGCGGGCAGCGAAAATGACCGTTCACCCTCTGAACCTGGCCGATGTGCAAGCCATGACCGAGCTCGATGCCGCAGGGGCCGTCGACGCCCAGTTGATCACCGGCGGATTCCCCGAGATCGTGCAGTCGTGGCGGCCGGGAATGGGGCGTACGGACTTCCTGCAGGCTTCGGTCGCAAATCCTCTCGCGCCCCTGCTGGTGGCCGGCGAGCTGTCGCTGCTGGGTGAATTCCCCGAGGCTTCGCACTCACGGGCTGTACTGGAAGCGGTTGGCGGCGGTGAGCGCACGTTCAGCGCGATCGCAGCCCAGGCCGGCGGCGCCAGCGCGCTGCCGTCCGGCACGCTCTCCCCGCTACTGGCCATGCTGCAGGCCAAGCGAGTCTTGGCCGCTGATCTCCCCCTCTCCGTCAAGCCGGACAGCAAGAACAAGCGCTACCGGATCGCCGACCCGTATCTGCGGTTCTGGCTGGCGTTCCTGGCACGCGCGATCCCACTCATCGAGCGTGGCCGCGGTGACTTGGCGCTGGAACGCATCGAGCGATCATGGACCACTTGGCGTGGGCGAGCGGTCGAGCCACTGATCCGCGAGTCCCTGTTGCGTCTGATGCCCAATGACGAGTGGCCCGAGACCGAAGCCATCGGCGGTTGGTGGAACCGTCAGAACAACCCAGAGATCGACCTCATTGGTGCAGACCGCGAGCCGGTGGCTCGGCAGGTGCACTTTGTCGGGTCGGTCAAGTGGCTGGAGACCCAGCCCTTCGGCCGCCATGAGTACGACGCCTTGGTACGTGACATGCTCGCCGTCCCCGGCACCGCCCCGGATACTCCACTGGTCGCGGTCTCCCGCTGTGGGGTGGCAGATGATCTGCCGCTCACCGCGCACTGGGGACCCGAGGACCTCGTAGGGGCGTGGCAGCCCCGATAA
- the ychF gene encoding redox-regulated ATPase YchF has protein sequence MSLTIGIVGLPNVGKSTLFNALTKNDVLAANYPFATIEPNVGVVGVPDARLAALAEIFGSQRILPATVDFVDIAGIVRGASEGEGLGNKFLANIRESDAICQVIRAFQDENVVHVDGKVSPKDDIETINTELILADLQSIEKAVPRLTKESRLQKDKVAVLAAVEEAQKILEAGTTLFAAGITAGTEKGRLLHELHLLTTKPFLYVFNVDEDELVDEDFKNEQRALVAPAEAIFLNAKIESELIELDDDEALELLQAMGQEEPGLATLGRVGFDTLGLQTYLTAGPKETRAWTIKKGATAPEAAGVIHTDFQKGFIKAEVISFADLVETGSVAEARAKGKARMEGKDYVMQDGDVVEFRFNV, from the coding sequence GTGTCGCTCACGATCGGAATCGTCGGCCTGCCGAATGTCGGCAAGTCGACCCTGTTCAACGCCCTGACCAAGAACGACGTGCTGGCGGCCAACTACCCGTTCGCCACCATCGAGCCGAACGTCGGCGTCGTCGGCGTCCCCGACGCCCGCCTCGCCGCGCTCGCCGAGATCTTCGGGTCGCAGCGGATCCTCCCGGCGACGGTCGACTTCGTCGACATCGCGGGCATTGTGCGCGGCGCGAGTGAGGGCGAGGGCCTGGGCAACAAGTTCCTGGCGAACATCCGTGAGTCCGACGCCATCTGCCAAGTCATCCGCGCCTTCCAGGACGAGAACGTCGTCCATGTCGACGGCAAGGTCTCGCCGAAGGACGACATCGAGACGATCAACACCGAGCTGATCCTCGCCGACCTCCAGTCGATCGAGAAGGCGGTCCCGCGCCTGACGAAGGAGTCCCGCCTCCAGAAGGACAAGGTCGCGGTCCTGGCGGCGGTCGAGGAGGCGCAGAAGATCCTCGAGGCCGGTACGACCCTCTTCGCCGCGGGCATCACCGCCGGCACGGAGAAGGGCCGACTGCTGCACGAGCTGCACCTGCTCACCACCAAGCCCTTCCTCTACGTCTTCAACGTGGACGAGGACGAACTGGTCGACGAGGACTTCAAGAACGAGCAGCGCGCGCTGGTCGCCCCGGCCGAGGCGATCTTCCTGAACGCGAAGATCGAGTCCGAGCTGATCGAGCTCGACGACGACGAGGCGCTGGAGCTCCTCCAGGCGATGGGCCAGGAGGAGCCGGGCCTGGCGACGCTGGGCCGCGTCGGCTTCGACACGCTCGGCCTGCAGACGTACCTGACGGCGGGCCCGAAGGAGACCCGCGCCTGGACCATCAAGAAGGGCGCGACGGCCCCCGAGGCGGCCGGTGTGATCCACACCGACTTCCAGAAGGGCTTCATCAAGGCCGAGGTCATCTCCTTCGCCGACCTGGTGGAGACGGGCTCGGTCGCGGAGGCCCGCGCGAAGGGCAAGGCGCGCATGGAGGGCAAGGACTACGTGATGCAGGACGGCGACGTGGTGGAGTTCCGTTTCAACGTCTGA
- a CDS encoding DUF6542 domain-containing protein, with translation MEQPRTSQSQRRQRPQPPLSPKVPLTPQSALADGTLAEGTPVYRVAARPARTVPPVVLALRRLPKPRLTGLGGGLFGAATMFALGCLDWLLFGGSAVVYGLLFLPVSALTALWVREADLVTAPISVPIAFAVGIVPISGGTGGFGGQTMAVITALAVHAGWLYGGTLIAGLITCVRKIRMMTRRQRRTRGGPPPRRG, from the coding sequence GTGGAGCAGCCCAGGACAAGTCAATCTCAGCGCCGACAGCGGCCGCAGCCCCCTCTCTCCCCGAAAGTCCCCCTTACTCCGCAGAGCGCGCTCGCCGACGGCACGCTCGCGGAAGGCACCCCCGTGTACCGGGTGGCTGCCCGGCCCGCGCGCACCGTGCCGCCTGTGGTGCTCGCGCTGCGCAGACTGCCCAAGCCCCGGCTGACCGGCCTCGGCGGCGGACTGTTCGGAGCCGCGACCATGTTCGCGCTCGGCTGCCTGGACTGGCTGCTGTTCGGCGGCTCCGCCGTGGTGTACGGGCTGCTGTTCCTGCCCGTGAGCGCGCTGACGGCGCTGTGGGTGCGGGAGGCGGACCTGGTCACCGCGCCGATCAGCGTGCCGATCGCGTTCGCTGTCGGGATCGTGCCGATCTCCGGCGGCACGGGTGGCTTCGGCGGCCAGACGATGGCGGTGATCACCGCACTCGCGGTGCACGCCGGCTGGCTGTACGGCGGCACGCTGATCGCGGGGCTCATCACGTGCGTCCGGAAGATCCGCATGATGACCCGCCGCCAGCGCCGCACCCGCGGCGGTCCCCCGCCGCGCCGCGGCTAG
- the ppgK gene encoding polyphosphate--glucose phosphotransferase, whose amino-acid sequence MNVFGVDIGGSGIKGAPVDLERGELAQERYKVLTPHPATPDAVADGVAEVVGSFGWSGPVGITFPGVVMDGVTRTAANVDKRWVDMDAAKLLGDRLGGLPVTVLNDADAAGIAEMTFGAGHGRKGTVILLTLGTGIGSAVFIDGRLVPNTELGHLELHGHDAEKRASTKVKEDEGLSWQQWAHRVQKYLAHVEMLFSPELFIIGGGVSRKADKFVPLIEGIRAEIIPAELRNNAGIVGAAMAAAGR is encoded by the coding sequence ATGAACGTGTTCGGAGTGGACATCGGCGGATCCGGCATCAAGGGCGCACCTGTGGACCTTGAGCGCGGCGAACTGGCGCAGGAGCGCTACAAAGTCCTGACCCCGCACCCGGCGACGCCCGACGCGGTGGCGGACGGCGTGGCCGAGGTGGTCGGCAGTTTCGGCTGGTCGGGCCCGGTCGGCATCACCTTTCCCGGCGTCGTCATGGACGGCGTTACGCGTACGGCGGCGAATGTCGACAAGCGCTGGGTCGACATGGACGCCGCGAAGCTGCTGGGCGACCGCCTCGGGGGCCTGCCGGTGACGGTCCTGAACGACGCGGACGCGGCGGGCATCGCGGAGATGACGTTCGGCGCGGGCCACGGCCGCAAGGGCACGGTGATACTGCTGACACTCGGCACGGGCATCGGCAGCGCGGTCTTCATCGACGGCCGCCTGGTGCCGAACACCGAGCTCGGCCACCTCGAACTGCACGGCCACGACGCGGAGAAGCGCGCGTCGACGAAGGTCAAGGAGGACGAGGGCCTGAGCTGGCAGCAGTGGGCGCACCGGGTGCAGAAGTATCTGGCGCACGTGGAGATGCTGTTCTCGCCCGAACTGTTCATCATCGGCGGCGGGGTGAGCCGCAAGGCGGACAAGTTCGTGCCGCTGATCGAGGGAATCAGGGCGGAGATCATCCCGGCGGAGCTCCGGAACAACGCCGGAATCGTGGGCGCGGCGATGGCGGCGGCGGGGAGGTAG
- a CDS encoding 4-hydroxy-3-methylbut-2-enyl diphosphate reductase produces MGGMTATTPARRVLLAAPRGYCAGVDRAVIAVEKALEQYGSPIYVRHEIVHNKYVVQTLEKKGAIFVDETAEVPEGSIVMFSAHGVAPVVHEEAAQRKLATIDATCPLVTKVHKEAVRFADEDYDILLIGHDGHEEVIGTSGEAPDHITLVDGPEDVANVSVRDESKVVWLSQTTLSVDETMETVDKLKEKFPQLISPPSDDICYATQNRQIAVKQMGVEADLVIVVGSKNSSNSVRLVEVALGAGAGDAHLVDFADEIDEAWLDGVSTVGVTSGASVPEVLVEGVLEWLSQRGFEDVEIVKAAEESITFSLPKELRRDLRAEAAELSGK; encoded by the coding sequence ATGGGGGGCATGACTGCTACGACTCCTGCCCGACGCGTCCTGCTCGCCGCTCCCCGTGGCTACTGCGCGGGCGTGGACCGTGCCGTGATCGCCGTGGAGAAGGCCCTGGAGCAGTACGGGTCGCCGATCTATGTCCGCCACGAGATCGTCCACAACAAGTACGTCGTACAGACCCTGGAGAAGAAGGGCGCGATCTTCGTCGACGAGACGGCGGAGGTCCCCGAGGGGTCGATCGTCATGTTCTCCGCGCACGGTGTGGCGCCGGTCGTCCACGAGGAGGCGGCGCAGCGCAAGCTCGCGACGATCGATGCGACGTGCCCACTGGTCACCAAGGTCCACAAGGAAGCCGTCCGCTTCGCGGACGAGGACTACGACATCCTGCTGATCGGCCACGACGGCCACGAGGAAGTCATCGGCACGTCCGGCGAGGCCCCCGACCACATCACGCTCGTGGATGGCCCCGAAGACGTCGCAAATGTGTCTGTACGGGACGAGTCGAAGGTCGTCTGGCTCTCGCAGACCACGTTGTCGGTCGACGAGACGATGGAGACGGTGGACAAACTGAAGGAGAAGTTCCCGCAGCTGATCTCGCCGCCGAGCGACGACATCTGCTACGCCACGCAGAACCGCCAGATCGCGGTGAAGCAGATGGGCGTGGAGGCGGACCTGGTCATCGTGGTCGGCTCCAAGAACTCCTCGAACTCGGTGCGGCTGGTCGAGGTGGCGCTGGGCGCGGGAGCGGGCGACGCCCATCTGGTGGACTTCGCGGACGAGATCGACGAGGCGTGGCTGGACGGCGTCTCGACGGTCGGCGTGACGTCGGGCGCGTCCGTGCCTGAGGTGCTGGTCGAGGGCGTACTGGAGTGGCTTTCGCAGCGCGGCTTCGAGGACGTCGAGATCGTGAAGGCGGCGGAGGAGTCGATCACCTTCTCGCTGCCGAAGGAGCTCCGGCGCGATCTGCGCGCGGAGGCGGCGGAGCTGTCCGGGAAGTAA
- the xseA gene encoding exodeoxyribonuclease VII large subunit has protein sequence MALNTSAEAPLPVGEVSRLIGGWIDRLGAVWVEGQITQLSRRPGAGVVFMTLRDPSYDISVSVTCFRQVFDAVADVVAEGARVVVHAKPEWYAPRGQLSLRAVEIRPVGIGELLARLEQLKRTLGAEGLFAVERKKALPFLPHRVGLVCGRASAAERDVLENARRRWPAVRFEVRNVAVQGVHAVTQVVQAVKELDELTDVDVIIVARGGGSVEDLLPFSDEQLIRAVSECRTPVVSAIGHEPDSPLLDLVADLRASTPTDAAKKVVPDVGEELDRVRQLRDRALRTVQGLLDREERGLAHALARPSMEHPHRMVDEREAETDALVARSRRVLGHLLDRADSELAHTRARVVSLSPAATLERGYAVLQRADGAVVRSPEEVAAGDELRARVSEGELNVVVVPHT, from the coding sequence ATGGCTCTCAATACGTCCGCGGAAGCTCCTCTGCCGGTCGGCGAGGTGTCACGGCTCATCGGAGGGTGGATCGACCGGCTCGGCGCCGTCTGGGTGGAGGGGCAGATCACCCAGCTGTCGCGGCGGCCGGGCGCCGGGGTCGTCTTCATGACCCTGCGCGATCCCTCGTACGACATCTCCGTGAGCGTCACCTGCTTCCGGCAGGTCTTCGACGCGGTCGCGGACGTCGTGGCGGAGGGCGCGCGCGTGGTGGTGCACGCCAAGCCGGAGTGGTACGCACCGCGGGGGCAGCTGTCGCTGCGGGCCGTGGAGATAAGGCCGGTGGGGATCGGTGAACTGCTCGCGCGCCTGGAGCAACTGAAGCGGACCCTGGGCGCGGAGGGGCTGTTCGCCGTCGAGCGCAAGAAGGCGCTGCCGTTCCTGCCGCACCGGGTGGGGCTGGTCTGCGGGCGGGCATCGGCAGCCGAGCGCGACGTCCTGGAGAACGCGCGGCGCCGGTGGCCGGCCGTCCGCTTCGAGGTGCGCAATGTCGCCGTGCAGGGGGTGCACGCGGTGACCCAGGTCGTCCAGGCGGTCAAGGAGCTGGACGAGCTCACGGATGTGGACGTGATCATCGTGGCGAGGGGCGGCGGCAGCGTGGAGGATCTGCTGCCGTTCTCGGACGAACAGCTGATCCGCGCCGTGTCCGAGTGCCGTACGCCTGTGGTGTCGGCGATCGGGCACGAGCCGGACTCGCCACTGCTCGACCTGGTGGCGGATCTGCGGGCGTCGACGCCGACGGACGCGGCGAAGAAGGTCGTGCCGGACGTCGGCGAGGAGCTGGACCGGGTGCGGCAGTTGCGCGACCGTGCGCTGCGCACTGTCCAGGGGCTGCTCGACCGCGAGGAGCGGGGCCTTGCCCATGCGCTGGCCCGCCCGTCGATGGAGCATCCGCACCGGATGGTGGATGAGCGCGAGGCGGAGACGGACGCGCTGGTGGCCCGCAGCCGGCGGGTGCTCGGCCACCTCCTTGACCGCGCCGACTCGGAGCTGGCGCACACCCGGGCCCGGGTGGTCTCGCTGTCGCCGGCGGCGACCCTGGAGCGGGGGTACGCCGTGCTTCAGCGGGCGGACGGGGCAGTCGTCCGCTCGCCGGAGGAGGTCGCGGCGGGCGACGAGCTGCGCGCGCGGGTCTCGGAGGGCGAGCTGAACGTCGTTGTCGTACCTCACACATAG